In Drosophila yakuba strain Tai18E2 chromosome X, Prin_Dyak_Tai18E2_2.1, whole genome shotgun sequence, a single genomic region encodes these proteins:
- the LOC6524963 gene encoding furin-like protease 2 isoform X3: MSNTGSSRVTIGRIGSTSQITDPWSSGLEKKRPSRCGGPKSLGEPTYRKIGRRKILQMRVHDPGTTATHRATETATAKLNRIYLCTINRMAQSCIYFVLFLVILSPNTSCALRSSAGETQNYAGILSNDSASTTTYDVSSLHSSRRTNSPSSPANDDAYVDYHNDTELHKVDSGLTGGDRAGQAQAISGGKYDYNYKNTHTHASAKDEIVDPLEQQSNSLDFDGVDMFGAFSIPEEAIYTNEFAVNIPAGKQMADVIASKHGFINRGQIGSLDNYYLFQHHHVSKRSLRSSRKHQGALKSENEVKWMQQQHEKVRRKRDGPYQDLPTYKSISLASHSQRMEYRDVSSHFIFPDPLFKEQWYLVSKNGGAKDGLDMNVGPAWQKGYTGKGVVVSILDDGIQTNHPDLAQNYDPEASFDINGNDSDPTPQDNGDNKHGTRCAGEVAAVAFNNYCGVGVAYNASIGGVRMLDGKVNDVVEAQALSLNPSHIDIYSASWGPEDDGSTVDGPGPLARRAFIYGVTSGRQGKGSIFVWASGNGGRYTDSCNCDGYTNSIFTLSISSATQAGYKPWYLEECSSTLATTYSSGTPGHDKSVATVDMDGSLRPDHICTVEHTGTSASAPLAAGICALALEANPELTWRDMQYLVVYTSRPAPLERENGWTLNGVKRKYSHKFGYGLMDAGAMVSLAEQWTSVPPQHICKSRENNEDRKIDGAYGYTLATHMDVNGCAGTINEVRYLEHVQCRITLRFFPRGNLRILLTSPMGTTSTLLLERPRDIVKSNFDDWPFLSVHFWGEKAEGRWTLQVINGGRRRVNQPGILSKWQLIFYGTSTQPMRLKSELLNSSPQLRSPSSSNPFLFPSASNIGQPANEGGNFNTDSFASYLNYQNIFSSAGSDPEPATATLDGQNVTASIASGSSADTLGFTASSAQLVVAPETRDGDKKILHSCDAECDSSGCYGRGPTQCVACSHYRLDNTCVSRCPPRSFPNQVGICWPCHDTCETCAGAGPDSCLTCAPAHLHVIDLAVCLQFCPDGYFENSRNRTCVPCEPNCASCQDHPEYCTSCDHHLVMHEHKCYSACPLDTYETEDNKCAFCHSTCATCNGPTDQDCITCRSSRYAWQNKCLISCPDGFYADKKRLECMPCQEGCKTCTSNGVCSECLQNWTLTKRDKCIVSGSEGCSESEFFSLSEGQCRPCHASCGSCNGPADTNCMSCPPNRLLEQSRCVSGCREGFFMEAGSLCSPCLHTCSQCVSRTNCSNCSKGLELQNGECRTTCADGYYSDRGICAKCYLSCHTCSGPRRNQCVQCPAGWQLAAGECHPECPEGFYKSDFGCQKCHHYCKTCNDAGPLACTSCPPHSMLDGGLCMECLSSQYYDTTSATCKTCHDSCRSCFGPGQFSCKACVPPLHLDQLNSQCVSCCQNQTLAEKTSSAACCNCDGVTGECKATSTGGKRRTVVGSGSAYKSSESKHGSFESDGNAREFVLRLDSPLTAITAIAVAICLLIITIFSIIFAVLQRNSNHVSRNSVRYRKIANTSSGRRKNLSAKPTSDARFIFNIGEDEDTDGDNSDDEIDGNVGTDINRIVYDRKGNEHGHEFYIESTNDIDAIEFHCKGAQKVETQPRRCNANGDDDILQYDRNTNTNADRNPSTTSRTNIRS, translated from the exons ATGTCAAATACGGGTTCCAGCCGAGTTACCATCGGTAGAATTGGATCCACCTCACAGATCACAGATCCATGGTCGTCCGGCTTGGAGAAGAAGCGACCTTCCCGCTGTGGGGGTCCCAAATCTCTCGGAGAGCCAACGTACCGAAAGATCGGACGGCGGAAGATACTCCAAATGCGAGTCCATGACCCTGGAACGACTGCAACACATAGAGCAACAGAAACGGCAACGGCAAAACTCAATAGAATCTATTTATGTACAATTAACCGAATGGCACAGagctgtatatattttgtattatttttagtaaTCCTAAGCCCAAATACTAGTTGTGCTCTGCGGAGTAGTGCGGGTGAGACTCAGAATTATGCCGGAATACTCAGCAACGATAGTGCATCGACCACCACATATGATGTGTCGTCGCTGCACAGCAGTAGAAGAACAAACTCCCCATCATCACCTGCTAATGATGATGCTTATGTTGATTATCATAATGATACAGAGCTCCACAAGGTCGACTCAGGCCTTACGGGAGGTGATAGAGCGGGTCAAGCACAAGCCATTAGCGGCGGCAAATATGATTATAACTATAAAAATACTCACACACATGCCAGTGCGAAAGATGAAATTGTCGACCCGCTTGAACAGCAGTCGAATAGCCTCGACTTCGACGGGGTCGATATGTTTGGCGCCTTCAGCATTCCCGAGGAGGCGATATACACAAATGAGTTCGCCGTCAACATTCCAGCTGGCAAGCAAATGGCGGATGTTATAGCTTCCAAACATGGATTTATCAACAGAGGACAG ATCGGATCCCTGGACAACTACTACCTGTTTCAGCACCATCATGTATCGAAGCGTTCGCTGCGCTCCAGTCGCAAGCATCAGGGCGCTCTTAAATCAGAGAACGAG GTGAAATggatgcaacagcagcacgaGAAGGTGCGCCGAAAGAGGGACGGCCCCTACCAGGACTTACCCACCTACA AATCGATTTCGTTAGCCTCGCACTCACAGCGCATGGAGTACCGGGATGTCAGCTCGCATTTTATCTTTCCGGATCCGTTGTTTAAGGAACAGTGGTATCTGGTGAGTAAA AATGGCGGCGCCAAGGATGGCTTGGACATGAACGTGGGCCCCGCCTGGCAAAAGGGTTACACCGGCAAGGGCGTGGTTGTGTCCATTCTGGACGACGGCATTCAGACAAACCATCCCGACTTGGCCCAAAACTAT GACCCCGAAGCCTCTTTCGACATAAATGGCAACGATTCGGATCCCACGCCACAGGACAATGGTGACAACAAACACGGAACCAGATGCGCTGGCGAAGTGGCCGCGGTGGCATTCAACAATTATTGCGGAGTGGGAGTGGCCTACAATGCCAGCATTGGTG GAGTACGAATGCTGGACGGAAAGGTCAATGATGTGGTTGAGGCACAGGCATTGAGTCTCAATCCCTCCCACATCGATATATACAGCGCTTCCTGGGGACCGGAGGATGATGGCTCCACCGTTGATGGTCCTGGTCCGTTGGCCCGCCGTGCTTTCATCTACGGAGTGACCAGCGGTCGACAGGGCAAGGGCTCGATTTTCGTTTGGGCCTCTGGCAACGGTGGGCGCTACACCGACTCCTGCAACTGCGATGGCTACACCAATTCGATCTTTACCCTATCCATTTCGAGTGCCACTCAAGCCGGGTACAAACCCTGGTACCTGGAGGAGTGCTCCTCCACGCTGGCTACCACCTACAGCTCCGGAACGCCGGGACATGACAAGAGCGTTGCCACCGTCGACATGGACGGCAGCCTGAGGCCCGATCATATCTGTACCGTGGAACATACGGGCACTTCGGCTTCGGCACCACTGGCAGCCGGCATCTGCGCCCTGGCGCTAGAGGCCAATCCGGAATTGACTTGGCGCGACATGCAGTACTTGGTGGTGTACACCTCAAGACCGGCGCCACTGGAAAGGGAGAACGGATGGACGCTGAACGGTGTGAAGCGAAAGTACAGCCATAAGTTTGGGTACGGATTAATGGATGCTGGAGCAATGGTGTCGCTGGCGGAGCAGTGGACATCGGTGCCGCCGCAGCATATCTGCAAATCGCGAGAAAACAATGAGGATCGCAAGATAGATGGTGCATATGGATACACTTTAGCCACGCATATGGACGTTAATGGTTGTGCGGGCACCATCAACGAAGTGCGTTACCTAGAGCATGTGCAATGTCGGATTACGCTACGGTTTTTCCCGCGAGGAAATCTCCGCATCCTGCTCACCTCGCCGATGGGCACCACCAGTACCCTGTTGTTGGAAAGGCCGCGCGACATTGTCAAGTCCAATTTCGATGACTGGCCCTTCCTGAGTGTTCACTTTTGGGGCGAGAAGGCGGAGGGCCGCTGGACCCTGCAGGTGATCAACGGCGGCCGCCGGCGCGTCAATCAACCGGGCATCCTGTCCAAGTGGCAATTGATATTCTATGGCACTTCCACACAGCCCATGCGGCTCAAGTCTGAGCTGCTCAACAGCAGTCCCCAGCTACGCAGCCCCAGCAGCTCCAATCCATTCCTCTTCCCATCGGCCTCAAACATTGGCCAGCCTGCCAACGAGGGTGGCAACTTCAACACAGATAGCTTTGCCAGTTACCTTAACTACCAGAACATCTTTAGCAGCGCTGGCTCTGATCCGGAACCGGCCACAGCTACGCTTGACGGCCAGAATGTGACCGCTTCGATTGCTTCCGGTTCATCCGCTGATACCCTTGGTTTTACCGCCTCTTCTGCCCAACTGGTGGTGGCGCCCGAAACGAGGGACGGCGACAAAAAGATCCTGCACTCCTGCGATGCCGAGTGCGACTCCTCCGGCTGCTATGGCCGTGGACCCACACAGTGCGTTGCATGCAGTCACTACCGCCTGGACAA TACTTGTGTAAGTCGCTGCCCCCCGCGCTCCTTCCCAAACCAGGTGGGAATCTGCTGGCCCTGTCACGATACCTGCGAAACGTGCGCTGGCGCCGGACCCGACAGCTGCCTCACCTGTGCTCCGGCCCACCTGCACGTCATCGATCTCGCCGTCTGCCTGCAATTCTGCCCGGACGGATATTTTGAAA ACAGCAGGAACCGAACCTGCGTTCCCTGCGAGCCCAACTGTGCCTCATGCCAGGACCATCCCGAGTACTGCACTAGCTGTGATCACCATTTGGTCATGCATGAGCACAAATGCTACTCGGCCTGTCCCTTGGATACGTACGAAACGGAGGATAACAA ATGTGCCTTCTGCCACTCGACTTGCGCCACCTGCAATGGCCCCACGGACCAGGACTGCATCACGTGCCGCTCGAGTCGATATGCCTGGCAAAACAAATGCCTTATTAGCTGTCCGGACGGATTCTATGCCGACAAGAAACGGCTGGAGTGCATGCCCTGCCAGGAGGGATGTAAGACCTGTACCAGCAACGGAGTTTGCTCCGAGTGCCTTCAAAACTGGACGCTGACCAAGAGGGACAAGTGCATCGTGAGCGGCAGTGAAGGCTGCAGTGAAT CGGAGTTCTTTAGCTTAAGTGAGGGACAGTGCCGCCCGTGCCACGCATCCTGCGGCAGCTGCAACGGACCGGCGGATACGAACTGCATGTCCTGCCCCCCGAATCGACTGCTGGAACAGAGTCGCTGTGTGAGCGGCTGTAGGGAGGGCTTTTTCATGGAAGCGGGCTCCCTTTGCTCACCATGTCTGCACACATGCAGCCAGTGCGTCTCGCGGACGAACTGCAGCAACTGCTCCAAGGGTCTGGAGCTGCAAAACGGCGAATGCCGCACCACCTGTGCCGATGG TTACTACAGCGATCGTGGCATTTGTGCCAAGTGCTATTTGAGCTGCCACACCTGCAGCGGGCCGAGGCGCAACCAGTGCGTCCAGTGCCCGGCTGGATGGCAACTGGCTGCCGGCGAATGCCATCCCGAGTGCCCTGAGGGCTTCTACAAGTCTGACTTTGGATGCCAGAAGTGTCACCATTACTGCAAGACGTGCAACG ATGCTGGACCATTGGCCTGCACTTCGTGTCCCCCGCACTCGATGCTCGATGGCGGCCTGTGCATGGAGTGCCTGAGCTCACAATATTACGATACCACGTCGGCAACCTGCAAAACGTGCCACGATTCGTGCCGCTCCTGCTTTGGACCCGGCCAGTTCTCCTGCAAGGCCTGTGTTCCGCCGCTCCACTTGGACCAGCTGAACAGCCAGTGCGTGTCCTGCTGCCAAAACCAAACGTTGGCCGAAAAGACTTCGTCAGCGGCGTGCTGCAATTGCGACGGAGTAACCG GCGAGTGCAAGGCCACGTCGACGGGTGGCAAGAGGCGCACGGTTGTTGGCAGCGGGAGTGCGTACAAAAGCAGCGAATCCAAGCACGGATCCTTTGAGAGCGATGGCAATGCCAGGGAGTTCGTCCTGCGACTGGACTCTCCGCTGACGGCGATCACAGCCATTGCTGTGGCCATATGCCTgctaataataacaatattctCCATAATTTTTGCTGTTCTACAG CGCAATAGCAACCATGTGTCCAGAAATTCAGTGCGATATAGGAAAATAGCGAACACGTCGTCGGGAAGGCGAAAGAACTTGTCAGCTAAGCCCACTAGCGATGCAAGATTCATTTTTAACATTGGCGAAGACGAAGATACAGATGGTGATAATTCCGATGACGAGATCGACGGCAACGTGGGCACGGATATAAACAGGATCGTCTACGACCGCAAAGGCAATGAACATGGACACGAATTTTACATTGAGAGTACAAATGATATTGATGCGATCGAGTTTCACTGCAAAGGAGCCCAGAAAGTAGAGACCCAACCACGTAGGTGCAATGCGAACGGAGATGATGATATTCTTCAATACGATAggaatacgaatacgaatgcgGACAGAAATCCGTCAACCACAAGCCGTACAAACATCCGTAGCTGA
- the LOC6524963 gene encoding furin-like protease 2 isoform X4, with protein MSNTGSSRVTIGRIGSTSQITDPWSSGLEKKRPSRCGGPKSLGEPTYRKIGRRKILQMRVHDPGTTATHRATETATAKLNRIYLCTINRMAQSCIYFVLFLVILSPNTSCALRSSAGETQNYAGILSNDSASTTTYDVSSLHSSRRTNSPSSPANDDAYVDYHNDTELHKVDSGLTGGDRAGQAQAISGGKYDYNYKNTHTHASAKDEIVDPLEQQSNSLDFDGVDMFGAFSIPEEAIYTNEFAVNIPAGKQMADVIASKHGFINRGQIGSLDNYYLFQHHHVSKRSLRSSRKHQGALKSENEVKWMQQQHEKVRRKRDGPYQDLPTYKSISLASHSQRMEYRDVSSHFIFPDPLFKEQWYLNGGAKDGLDMNVGPAWQKGYTGKGVVVSILDDGIQTNHPDLAQNYDPEASFDINGNDSDPTPQDNGDNKHGTRCAGEVAAVAFNNYCGVGVAYNASIGGVRMLDGKVNDVVEAQALSLNPSHIDIYSASWGPEDDGSTVDGPGPLARRAFIYGVTSGRQGKGSIFVWASGNGGRYTDSCNCDGYTNSIFTLSISSATQAGYKPWYLEECSSTLATTYSSGTPGHDKSVATVDMDGSLRPDHICTVEHTGTSASAPLAAGICALALEANPELTWRDMQYLVVYTSRPAPLERENGWTLNGVKRKYSHKFGYGLMDAGAMVSLAEQWTSVPPQHICKSRENNEDRKIDGAYGYTLATHMDVNGCAGTINEVRYLEHVQCRITLRFFPRGNLRILLTSPMGTTSTLLLERPRDIVKSNFDDWPFLSVHFWGEKAEGRWTLQVINGGRRRVNQPGILSKWQLIFYGTSTQPMRLKSELLNSSPQLRSPSSSNPFLFPSASNIGQPANEGGNFNTDSFASYLNYQNIFSSAGSDPEPATATLDGQNVTASIASGSSADTLGFTASSAQLVVAPETRDGDKKILHSCDAECDSSGCYGRGPTQCVACSHYRLDNTCVSRCPPRSFPNQVGICWPCHDTCETCAGAGPDSCLTCAPAHLHVIDLAVCLQFCPDGYFENSRNRTCVPCEPNCASCQDHPEYCTSCDHHLVMHEHKCYSACPLDTYETEDNKCAFCHSTCATCNGPTDQDCITCRSSRYAWQNKCLISCPDGFYADKKRLECMPCQEGCKTCTSNGVCSECLQNWTLTKRDKCIVSGSEGCSESEFFSLSEGQCRPCHASCGSCNGPADTNCMSCPPNRLLEQSRCVSGCREGFFMEAGSLCSPCLHTCSQCVSRTNCSNCSKGLELQNGECRTTCADGYYSDRGICAKCYLSCHTCSGPRRNQCVQCPAGWQLAAGECHPECPEGFYKSDFGCQKCHHYCKTCNDAGPLACTSCPPHSMLDGGLCMECLSSQYYDTTSATCKTCHDSCRSCFGPGQFSCKACVPPLHLDQLNSQCVSCCQNQTLAEKTSSAACCNCDGVTGECKATSTGGKRRTVVGSGSAYKSSESKHGSFESDGNAREFVLRLDSPLTAITAIAVAICLLIITIFSIIFAVLQRNSNHVSRNSVRYRKIANTSSGRRKNLSAKPTSDARFIFNIGEDEDTDGDNSDDEIDGNVGTDINRIVYDRKGNEHGHEFYIESTNDIDAIEFHCKGAQKVETQPRRCNANGDDDILQYDRNTNTNADRNPSTTSRTNIRS; from the exons ATGTCAAATACGGGTTCCAGCCGAGTTACCATCGGTAGAATTGGATCCACCTCACAGATCACAGATCCATGGTCGTCCGGCTTGGAGAAGAAGCGACCTTCCCGCTGTGGGGGTCCCAAATCTCTCGGAGAGCCAACGTACCGAAAGATCGGACGGCGGAAGATACTCCAAATGCGAGTCCATGACCCTGGAACGACTGCAACACATAGAGCAACAGAAACGGCAACGGCAAAACTCAATAGAATCTATTTATGTACAATTAACCGAATGGCACAGagctgtatatattttgtattatttttagtaaTCCTAAGCCCAAATACTAGTTGTGCTCTGCGGAGTAGTGCGGGTGAGACTCAGAATTATGCCGGAATACTCAGCAACGATAGTGCATCGACCACCACATATGATGTGTCGTCGCTGCACAGCAGTAGAAGAACAAACTCCCCATCATCACCTGCTAATGATGATGCTTATGTTGATTATCATAATGATACAGAGCTCCACAAGGTCGACTCAGGCCTTACGGGAGGTGATAGAGCGGGTCAAGCACAAGCCATTAGCGGCGGCAAATATGATTATAACTATAAAAATACTCACACACATGCCAGTGCGAAAGATGAAATTGTCGACCCGCTTGAACAGCAGTCGAATAGCCTCGACTTCGACGGGGTCGATATGTTTGGCGCCTTCAGCATTCCCGAGGAGGCGATATACACAAATGAGTTCGCCGTCAACATTCCAGCTGGCAAGCAAATGGCGGATGTTATAGCTTCCAAACATGGATTTATCAACAGAGGACAG ATCGGATCCCTGGACAACTACTACCTGTTTCAGCACCATCATGTATCGAAGCGTTCGCTGCGCTCCAGTCGCAAGCATCAGGGCGCTCTTAAATCAGAGAACGAG GTGAAATggatgcaacagcagcacgaGAAGGTGCGCCGAAAGAGGGACGGCCCCTACCAGGACTTACCCACCTACA AATCGATTTCGTTAGCCTCGCACTCACAGCGCATGGAGTACCGGGATGTCAGCTCGCATTTTATCTTTCCGGATCCGTTGTTTAAGGAACAGTGGTATCTG AATGGCGGCGCCAAGGATGGCTTGGACATGAACGTGGGCCCCGCCTGGCAAAAGGGTTACACCGGCAAGGGCGTGGTTGTGTCCATTCTGGACGACGGCATTCAGACAAACCATCCCGACTTGGCCCAAAACTAT GACCCCGAAGCCTCTTTCGACATAAATGGCAACGATTCGGATCCCACGCCACAGGACAATGGTGACAACAAACACGGAACCAGATGCGCTGGCGAAGTGGCCGCGGTGGCATTCAACAATTATTGCGGAGTGGGAGTGGCCTACAATGCCAGCATTGGTG GAGTACGAATGCTGGACGGAAAGGTCAATGATGTGGTTGAGGCACAGGCATTGAGTCTCAATCCCTCCCACATCGATATATACAGCGCTTCCTGGGGACCGGAGGATGATGGCTCCACCGTTGATGGTCCTGGTCCGTTGGCCCGCCGTGCTTTCATCTACGGAGTGACCAGCGGTCGACAGGGCAAGGGCTCGATTTTCGTTTGGGCCTCTGGCAACGGTGGGCGCTACACCGACTCCTGCAACTGCGATGGCTACACCAATTCGATCTTTACCCTATCCATTTCGAGTGCCACTCAAGCCGGGTACAAACCCTGGTACCTGGAGGAGTGCTCCTCCACGCTGGCTACCACCTACAGCTCCGGAACGCCGGGACATGACAAGAGCGTTGCCACCGTCGACATGGACGGCAGCCTGAGGCCCGATCATATCTGTACCGTGGAACATACGGGCACTTCGGCTTCGGCACCACTGGCAGCCGGCATCTGCGCCCTGGCGCTAGAGGCCAATCCGGAATTGACTTGGCGCGACATGCAGTACTTGGTGGTGTACACCTCAAGACCGGCGCCACTGGAAAGGGAGAACGGATGGACGCTGAACGGTGTGAAGCGAAAGTACAGCCATAAGTTTGGGTACGGATTAATGGATGCTGGAGCAATGGTGTCGCTGGCGGAGCAGTGGACATCGGTGCCGCCGCAGCATATCTGCAAATCGCGAGAAAACAATGAGGATCGCAAGATAGATGGTGCATATGGATACACTTTAGCCACGCATATGGACGTTAATGGTTGTGCGGGCACCATCAACGAAGTGCGTTACCTAGAGCATGTGCAATGTCGGATTACGCTACGGTTTTTCCCGCGAGGAAATCTCCGCATCCTGCTCACCTCGCCGATGGGCACCACCAGTACCCTGTTGTTGGAAAGGCCGCGCGACATTGTCAAGTCCAATTTCGATGACTGGCCCTTCCTGAGTGTTCACTTTTGGGGCGAGAAGGCGGAGGGCCGCTGGACCCTGCAGGTGATCAACGGCGGCCGCCGGCGCGTCAATCAACCGGGCATCCTGTCCAAGTGGCAATTGATATTCTATGGCACTTCCACACAGCCCATGCGGCTCAAGTCTGAGCTGCTCAACAGCAGTCCCCAGCTACGCAGCCCCAGCAGCTCCAATCCATTCCTCTTCCCATCGGCCTCAAACATTGGCCAGCCTGCCAACGAGGGTGGCAACTTCAACACAGATAGCTTTGCCAGTTACCTTAACTACCAGAACATCTTTAGCAGCGCTGGCTCTGATCCGGAACCGGCCACAGCTACGCTTGACGGCCAGAATGTGACCGCTTCGATTGCTTCCGGTTCATCCGCTGATACCCTTGGTTTTACCGCCTCTTCTGCCCAACTGGTGGTGGCGCCCGAAACGAGGGACGGCGACAAAAAGATCCTGCACTCCTGCGATGCCGAGTGCGACTCCTCCGGCTGCTATGGCCGTGGACCCACACAGTGCGTTGCATGCAGTCACTACCGCCTGGACAA TACTTGTGTAAGTCGCTGCCCCCCGCGCTCCTTCCCAAACCAGGTGGGAATCTGCTGGCCCTGTCACGATACCTGCGAAACGTGCGCTGGCGCCGGACCCGACAGCTGCCTCACCTGTGCTCCGGCCCACCTGCACGTCATCGATCTCGCCGTCTGCCTGCAATTCTGCCCGGACGGATATTTTGAAA ACAGCAGGAACCGAACCTGCGTTCCCTGCGAGCCCAACTGTGCCTCATGCCAGGACCATCCCGAGTACTGCACTAGCTGTGATCACCATTTGGTCATGCATGAGCACAAATGCTACTCGGCCTGTCCCTTGGATACGTACGAAACGGAGGATAACAA ATGTGCCTTCTGCCACTCGACTTGCGCCACCTGCAATGGCCCCACGGACCAGGACTGCATCACGTGCCGCTCGAGTCGATATGCCTGGCAAAACAAATGCCTTATTAGCTGTCCGGACGGATTCTATGCCGACAAGAAACGGCTGGAGTGCATGCCCTGCCAGGAGGGATGTAAGACCTGTACCAGCAACGGAGTTTGCTCCGAGTGCCTTCAAAACTGGACGCTGACCAAGAGGGACAAGTGCATCGTGAGCGGCAGTGAAGGCTGCAGTGAAT CGGAGTTCTTTAGCTTAAGTGAGGGACAGTGCCGCCCGTGCCACGCATCCTGCGGCAGCTGCAACGGACCGGCGGATACGAACTGCATGTCCTGCCCCCCGAATCGACTGCTGGAACAGAGTCGCTGTGTGAGCGGCTGTAGGGAGGGCTTTTTCATGGAAGCGGGCTCCCTTTGCTCACCATGTCTGCACACATGCAGCCAGTGCGTCTCGCGGACGAACTGCAGCAACTGCTCCAAGGGTCTGGAGCTGCAAAACGGCGAATGCCGCACCACCTGTGCCGATGG TTACTACAGCGATCGTGGCATTTGTGCCAAGTGCTATTTGAGCTGCCACACCTGCAGCGGGCCGAGGCGCAACCAGTGCGTCCAGTGCCCGGCTGGATGGCAACTGGCTGCCGGCGAATGCCATCCCGAGTGCCCTGAGGGCTTCTACAAGTCTGACTTTGGATGCCAGAAGTGTCACCATTACTGCAAGACGTGCAACG ATGCTGGACCATTGGCCTGCACTTCGTGTCCCCCGCACTCGATGCTCGATGGCGGCCTGTGCATGGAGTGCCTGAGCTCACAATATTACGATACCACGTCGGCAACCTGCAAAACGTGCCACGATTCGTGCCGCTCCTGCTTTGGACCCGGCCAGTTCTCCTGCAAGGCCTGTGTTCCGCCGCTCCACTTGGACCAGCTGAACAGCCAGTGCGTGTCCTGCTGCCAAAACCAAACGTTGGCCGAAAAGACTTCGTCAGCGGCGTGCTGCAATTGCGACGGAGTAACCG GCGAGTGCAAGGCCACGTCGACGGGTGGCAAGAGGCGCACGGTTGTTGGCAGCGGGAGTGCGTACAAAAGCAGCGAATCCAAGCACGGATCCTTTGAGAGCGATGGCAATGCCAGGGAGTTCGTCCTGCGACTGGACTCTCCGCTGACGGCGATCACAGCCATTGCTGTGGCCATATGCCTgctaataataacaatattctCCATAATTTTTGCTGTTCTACAG CGCAATAGCAACCATGTGTCCAGAAATTCAGTGCGATATAGGAAAATAGCGAACACGTCGTCGGGAAGGCGAAAGAACTTGTCAGCTAAGCCCACTAGCGATGCAAGATTCATTTTTAACATTGGCGAAGACGAAGATACAGATGGTGATAATTCCGATGACGAGATCGACGGCAACGTGGGCACGGATATAAACAGGATCGTCTACGACCGCAAAGGCAATGAACATGGACACGAATTTTACATTGAGAGTACAAATGATATTGATGCGATCGAGTTTCACTGCAAAGGAGCCCAGAAAGTAGAGACCCAACCACGTAGGTGCAATGCGAACGGAGATGATGATATTCTTCAATACGATAggaatacgaatacgaatgcgGACAGAAATCCGTCAACCACAAGCCGTACAAACATCCGTAGCTGA